A genomic window from Panicum virgatum strain AP13 unplaced genomic scaffold, P.virgatum_v5 scaffold_3968, whole genome shotgun sequence includes:
- the LOC120694177 gene encoding protein ACCELERATED CELL DEATH 6-like isoform X1 — MAVAAGANDDGEQAAARDEPTAPTTPAVAMPRLDPQLLMAARRGDSNELKRLLQPLEEKEATAPAPEVAVVIDDDGSPPPVAAHASACGRSSSLLFGETAMGDSLLHVVAAACGDGDGFVECAKTICGKKGGGRLLLACNKNGDTPLHCAASAGNATMISCLLDLADDQQGAMAMVRVQNQCGETALHHAVKRACCMMHNRPWPVVVDADYIERLACVDKLMAVDPELACIPHDGDGASPLYLAISLGEMEIARHLFTKTKGKLSYSGPDGRNVLHAAVSCANVQALGMVLMWLKQEAPKTPNQGGSSDDDLLKRLTSQGDKKNGSTPLHLAASLWGFPSTCIVPTWSWMWSGWRRVVIDELLGANASTAYQADTYGLYPIHVSAGVGSIDAIEMILERCPECASLRDGKGRTFLHVAVDKGMFGVVKYVCKTPEMSWMLNAMDDNGDTPLHRAVYAENLSVFGCLFWNPQVRLDVVNKEGMRPVDVAWSRMPLEAYYAWDPRIHIRNSLLKVAAPYGESSRGDLFKQKHADLFKQKHADDKTQAQLLAGGEDTTSANKHHADNTHQQLFEGGEGTISSTLTSAAQVMGILSVLVTTVTFASAFTLPGGYRADGGDAAGTPVLAGSYAFEAFVLADAMAFICSLLATSFLLYAGVPAFTLTDRFQTVNEAYGLMMHSARSLVAALGLGLYVALHPVARTIALVIAVWMSMLVYGFTKDSEGIDYMFSYPIIPRQKLSAWSRVLGWIIYLLERLWSYILIFGVPAIRKWARGR; from the exons ATGGCGGTAGCTGCAGGGGCtaacgacgacggcgagcaggcCGCTGCTCGTGATGAGCCAACAGCACCAACAACCCCCGCAGTCGCAATGCCCAGACTAGATCCGCAGCTGCTCATGGCTGCTCGCCGCGGCGACAGCAACGAGCTCAAGCGTCTTCTACAGCCGCTGGAGGAGAAGGAGGCGACTGCACCAGCACCGGAGGTCGCCGTGGTAATTGACGACGATGGGTCGCCTCCTCCTGTTGCTGCACATGCGTCGGCCTGTGGACGATCGTCGTCACTCCTTTTCGGGGAGACCGCTATGGGCGACTCTCTGCTGCACGTGGTTGCCGCCGcatgcggcgacggcgacggctttGTGGAGTGCGCCAAGACGATCTGCGGCAAGAAGGGTGGGGGGCGCCTCCTGCTCGCGTGCAACAAGAATGGCGACACACCCTTGCACTGCGCCGCCAGTGCTGGGAACGCCACCATGATCTCCTGCCTCCTCGATCTCGCCGACGATCAGCAGGGGGCGATGGCCATGGTGAGAGTGCAGAACCAGTGTGGGGAGACCGCCTTGCACCACGCGGTCAAGCGGGCCTGCTGCATGATGCACAACCGCCCGTGGCCCGTGGTCGTGGATGCTGACTATATAGAGCGCCTGGCCTGCGTCGACAAGCTCATGGCCGTGGATCCAGAGCTGGCCTGCATCCCACATGATGGGGACGGTGCTTCGCCGTTGTACCTGGCCATTTCGTTGGGTGAAATGGAGATTGCACGACACCTGTTTACCAAGACCAAAGGCAAGCTGTCCTACTCCGGACCAGACGGACGAAACGTCTTGCATGCAGCTGTTTCTTGTGCGAACGTCCAAG CGCTTGGTATGGTTTTGATGTGGCTCAAGCAAGAAGCACCAAAGACGCCCAACCAAGGAGGGTCGTCTGACGACGATCTCCTGAAGCGACTCACTAGCCAAGGGGACAAGAAGAACGGGAGCACCCCTCTTCACTTGGCTGCGTCCTTGTGGGGCTTCCCGTCCACATGCATTGTTCCCACTTGGTCTTGGATGTGGTCAGGGTGGCGGCGTGTGGTGATCGATGAGCTGCTAGGCGCTAACGCATCGACGGCGTACCAGGCGGACACGTACGGGCTGTACCCCATACACGTTTCTGCAGGGGTTGGCTCCATCGACGCCATCGAAATGATACTAGAAAGGTGCCCGGAGTGCGCCAGCCTGCGGGATGGCAAGGGAAGGACGTTCCTCCACGTCGCTGTTGACAAGGGGATGTTTGGCGTGGTTAAATACGTGTGCAAAACGCCGGAGATGTCATGGATGCTGAATGCCATGGACGACAACGGGGACACCCCGCTCCACCGAGCTGTGTATGCTGAAAATCTCAGTGTCTTCGGATGTCTCTTTTGGAATCCACAGGTACGCCTGGATGTTGTGAATAAGGAGGGCATGCGACCGGTTGATGTTGCATGGAGCAGGATGCCTCTAGAGGCTTATTATGCATGG GATCCaagaatacatatacgaaatTCACTATTAAAAGTGGCAGCTCCATATGGTGAAAGCAGTCGGGGCGACCTCTTCAAGCAAAAACATGCTGACCTCTTCAAGCAAAAACATGCTGACGACAAAACCCAGGCGCAATTATTAGCAGGAGGCGAGGACACTACCTCGGCGAATAAACATCATGCTGACAACACCCATCAGCAGTTGTTTGAAGGAGGCGAGGGCACTATATCGTCGACTCTAACATCTGCGGCGCAAGTCATGGGTATCCTATCCGTCCTTGTTACAACTGTCACATTTGCATCAGCCTTCACGTTGCCTGGAGGATATCGagccgacggcggcgacgctgcAGGCACGCCGGTGCTTGCCGGGAGCTATGCTTTCGAGGCCTTCGTCCTCGCTGACGCTATGGCATTTATCTGCTCTCTGTTAGCTACCTCTTTCCTGCTCTATGCCGGGGTGCCTGCTTTTACCCTCACGGACCGCTTCCAAACCGTGAATGAAGCATACGGCTTGATGATGCATTCAGCAAGGAGCTTGGTGGCCGCTCTTGGCTTGGGGCTCTACGTCGCGCTGCATCCAGTTGCCCGCACCATTGCACTTGTCATCGCTGTCTGGATGAGCATGCTTGTATATGGCTTCACCAAGGATTCGGAAGGCATCGATTATATGTTTAGCTATCCTATAATTCCAAGACAGAAACTCTCGGCATGGAGTCGCGTGTTAGGCTGGATTATCTATTTGTTGGAACGCCTCTGGTCCTACATACTAATCTTCGGCGTCCCGGCAATTCGCAAGTGGGCAAGGGGAAGGTAG
- the LOC120694177 gene encoding protein ACCELERATED CELL DEATH 6-like isoform X3, translating into MAVAAGANDDGEQAAARDEPTAPTTPAVAMPRLDPQLLMAARRGDSNELKRLLQPLEEKEATAPAPEVAVVIDDDGSPPPVAAHASACGRSSSLLFGETAMGDSLLHVVAAACGDGDGFVECAKTICGKKGGGRLLLACNKNGDTPLHCAASAGNATMISCLLDLADDQQGAMAMVRVQNQCGETALHHAVKRACCMMHNRPWPVVVDADYIERLACVDKLMAVDPELACIPHDGDGASPLYLAISLGEMEIARHLFTKTKGKLSYSGPDGRNVLHAAVSCANVQALGMVLMWLKQEAPKTPNQGGSSDDDLLKRLTSQGDKKNGSTPLHLAASLWGFPSTCIVPTWSWMWSGWRRVVIDELLGANASTAYQADTYGLYPIHVSAGVGSIDAIEMILERCPECASLRDGKGRTFLHVAVDKGMFGVVKYVCKTPEMSWMLNAMDDNGDTPLHRAVYAENLSVFGCLFWNPQVRLDVVNKEGMRPVDVAWSRMPLEAYYAWWQLHMVKAVGATSSSKNMLTSSSKNMLTTKPRRNY; encoded by the exons ATGGCGGTAGCTGCAGGGGCtaacgacgacggcgagcaggcCGCTGCTCGTGATGAGCCAACAGCACCAACAACCCCCGCAGTCGCAATGCCCAGACTAGATCCGCAGCTGCTCATGGCTGCTCGCCGCGGCGACAGCAACGAGCTCAAGCGTCTTCTACAGCCGCTGGAGGAGAAGGAGGCGACTGCACCAGCACCGGAGGTCGCCGTGGTAATTGACGACGATGGGTCGCCTCCTCCTGTTGCTGCACATGCGTCGGCCTGTGGACGATCGTCGTCACTCCTTTTCGGGGAGACCGCTATGGGCGACTCTCTGCTGCACGTGGTTGCCGCCGcatgcggcgacggcgacggctttGTGGAGTGCGCCAAGACGATCTGCGGCAAGAAGGGTGGGGGGCGCCTCCTGCTCGCGTGCAACAAGAATGGCGACACACCCTTGCACTGCGCCGCCAGTGCTGGGAACGCCACCATGATCTCCTGCCTCCTCGATCTCGCCGACGATCAGCAGGGGGCGATGGCCATGGTGAGAGTGCAGAACCAGTGTGGGGAGACCGCCTTGCACCACGCGGTCAAGCGGGCCTGCTGCATGATGCACAACCGCCCGTGGCCCGTGGTCGTGGATGCTGACTATATAGAGCGCCTGGCCTGCGTCGACAAGCTCATGGCCGTGGATCCAGAGCTGGCCTGCATCCCACATGATGGGGACGGTGCTTCGCCGTTGTACCTGGCCATTTCGTTGGGTGAAATGGAGATTGCACGACACCTGTTTACCAAGACCAAAGGCAAGCTGTCCTACTCCGGACCAGACGGACGAAACGTCTTGCATGCAGCTGTTTCTTGTGCGAACGTCCAAG CGCTTGGTATGGTTTTGATGTGGCTCAAGCAAGAAGCACCAAAGACGCCCAACCAAGGAGGGTCGTCTGACGACGATCTCCTGAAGCGACTCACTAGCCAAGGGGACAAGAAGAACGGGAGCACCCCTCTTCACTTGGCTGCGTCCTTGTGGGGCTTCCCGTCCACATGCATTGTTCCCACTTGGTCTTGGATGTGGTCAGGGTGGCGGCGTGTGGTGATCGATGAGCTGCTAGGCGCTAACGCATCGACGGCGTACCAGGCGGACACGTACGGGCTGTACCCCATACACGTTTCTGCAGGGGTTGGCTCCATCGACGCCATCGAAATGATACTAGAAAGGTGCCCGGAGTGCGCCAGCCTGCGGGATGGCAAGGGAAGGACGTTCCTCCACGTCGCTGTTGACAAGGGGATGTTTGGCGTGGTTAAATACGTGTGCAAAACGCCGGAGATGTCATGGATGCTGAATGCCATGGACGACAACGGGGACACCCCGCTCCACCGAGCTGTGTATGCTGAAAATCTCAGTGTCTTCGGATGTCTCTTTTGGAATCCACAGGTACGCCTGGATGTTGTGAATAAGGAGGGCATGCGACCGGTTGATGTTGCATGGAGCAGGATGCCTCTAGAGGCTTATTATGCATGG TGGCAGCTCCATATGGTGAAAGCAGTCGGGGCGACCTCTTCAAGCAAAAACATGCTGACCTCTTCAAGCAAAAACATGCTGACGACAAAACCCAGGCGCAATTATTAG
- the LOC120694177 gene encoding protein ACCELERATED CELL DEATH 6-like isoform X2 codes for MAVAAGANDDGEQAAARDEPTAPTTPAVAMPRLDPQLLMAARRGDSNELKRLLQPLEEKEATAPAPEVAVVIDDDGSPPPVAAHASACGRSSSLLFGETAMGDSLLHVVAAACGDGDGFVECAKTICGKKGGGRLLLACNKNGDTPLHCAASAGNATMISCLLDLADDQQGAMAMVRVQNQCGETALHHAVKRACCMMHNRPWPVVVDADYIERLACVDKLMAVDPELACIPHDGDGASPLYLAISLGEMEIARHLFTKTKGKLSYSGPDGRNVLHAAVSCANVQALGMVLMWLKQEAPKTPNQGGSSDDDLLKRLTSQGDKKNGSTPLHLAASLWGFPSTCIVPTWSWMWSGWRRVVIDELLGANASTAYQADTYGLYPIHVSAGVGSIDAIEMILERCPECASLRDGKGRTFLHVAVDKGMFGVVKYVCKTPEMSWMLNAMDDNGDTPLHRAVYAENLSVFGCLFWNPQVRLDVVNKEGMRPVDVAWSRMPLEAYYAWVINLLLSYPLLSSRLDMLIDIYIRPGSKNTYTKFTIKSGSSIW; via the exons ATGGCGGTAGCTGCAGGGGCtaacgacgacggcgagcaggcCGCTGCTCGTGATGAGCCAACAGCACCAACAACCCCCGCAGTCGCAATGCCCAGACTAGATCCGCAGCTGCTCATGGCTGCTCGCCGCGGCGACAGCAACGAGCTCAAGCGTCTTCTACAGCCGCTGGAGGAGAAGGAGGCGACTGCACCAGCACCGGAGGTCGCCGTGGTAATTGACGACGATGGGTCGCCTCCTCCTGTTGCTGCACATGCGTCGGCCTGTGGACGATCGTCGTCACTCCTTTTCGGGGAGACCGCTATGGGCGACTCTCTGCTGCACGTGGTTGCCGCCGcatgcggcgacggcgacggctttGTGGAGTGCGCCAAGACGATCTGCGGCAAGAAGGGTGGGGGGCGCCTCCTGCTCGCGTGCAACAAGAATGGCGACACACCCTTGCACTGCGCCGCCAGTGCTGGGAACGCCACCATGATCTCCTGCCTCCTCGATCTCGCCGACGATCAGCAGGGGGCGATGGCCATGGTGAGAGTGCAGAACCAGTGTGGGGAGACCGCCTTGCACCACGCGGTCAAGCGGGCCTGCTGCATGATGCACAACCGCCCGTGGCCCGTGGTCGTGGATGCTGACTATATAGAGCGCCTGGCCTGCGTCGACAAGCTCATGGCCGTGGATCCAGAGCTGGCCTGCATCCCACATGATGGGGACGGTGCTTCGCCGTTGTACCTGGCCATTTCGTTGGGTGAAATGGAGATTGCACGACACCTGTTTACCAAGACCAAAGGCAAGCTGTCCTACTCCGGACCAGACGGACGAAACGTCTTGCATGCAGCTGTTTCTTGTGCGAACGTCCAAG CGCTTGGTATGGTTTTGATGTGGCTCAAGCAAGAAGCACCAAAGACGCCCAACCAAGGAGGGTCGTCTGACGACGATCTCCTGAAGCGACTCACTAGCCAAGGGGACAAGAAGAACGGGAGCACCCCTCTTCACTTGGCTGCGTCCTTGTGGGGCTTCCCGTCCACATGCATTGTTCCCACTTGGTCTTGGATGTGGTCAGGGTGGCGGCGTGTGGTGATCGATGAGCTGCTAGGCGCTAACGCATCGACGGCGTACCAGGCGGACACGTACGGGCTGTACCCCATACACGTTTCTGCAGGGGTTGGCTCCATCGACGCCATCGAAATGATACTAGAAAGGTGCCCGGAGTGCGCCAGCCTGCGGGATGGCAAGGGAAGGACGTTCCTCCACGTCGCTGTTGACAAGGGGATGTTTGGCGTGGTTAAATACGTGTGCAAAACGCCGGAGATGTCATGGATGCTGAATGCCATGGACGACAACGGGGACACCCCGCTCCACCGAGCTGTGTATGCTGAAAATCTCAGTGTCTTCGGATGTCTCTTTTGGAATCCACAGGTACGCCTGGATGTTGTGAATAAGGAGGGCATGCGACCGGTTGATGTTGCATGGAGCAGGATGCCTCTAGAGGCTTATTATGCATGGGTAATTAATCTCCTCCTCTCctatcctctcctctcctctcgtcTCGATATGCTGATTGATATATACATCAGGCCAG GATCCaagaatacatatacgaaatTCACTATTAAAAGTGGCAGCTCCATATGGTGA